A DNA window from Actinomycetota bacterium contains the following coding sequences:
- a CDS encoding sigma-70 family RNA polymerase sigma factor: protein MPEPARPLGTDDADDLRLYLEAAAREPLLTKEEEVELAILIEHGKEAEERLRAGRLRSEKSIMKARQEVRKAEAARQRFIMANLRLVVSVARKYQGQGLPLLDLIQEGNIGLMRAVELFDWRRGFKFSTYATWWIRQGITRAIADRSRSIRLPVHIHDRLRKLNRTRFQFAQSMGREPSRDELAKALDTTVDEIDDLTEMGRREPLSLQSPVGEDTELGDLIEEVDSDAPFNEVEDALLRDEIGTAVEHVLDERERHVVALRYGLENGQPLSLRETGKVLGLSGERVRLIEREALRKLRDSNLISAVAAM from the coding sequence ATGCCGGAGCCCGCACGACCGCTCGGAACGGATGACGCCGACGACCTGAGGCTGTACCTCGAGGCCGCGGCGCGCGAGCCACTCCTCACCAAGGAGGAGGAGGTCGAGCTCGCCATCCTCATCGAGCACGGTAAGGAGGCCGAGGAGCGCCTGCGCGCCGGGCGTCTTCGCTCGGAGAAGTCGATCATGAAGGCGCGCCAGGAAGTCCGGAAGGCCGAGGCCGCGCGTCAGCGGTTCATCATGGCCAACCTCCGGCTGGTCGTTTCGGTGGCGCGCAAGTACCAGGGCCAGGGGCTGCCGCTGCTCGACCTGATCCAGGAGGGCAACATCGGTCTGATGCGCGCGGTCGAGCTGTTCGACTGGCGCCGGGGATTCAAGTTCTCCACGTACGCCACGTGGTGGATCCGCCAGGGCATCACGCGCGCCATCGCCGACCGGTCGCGTTCGATCCGGCTGCCCGTGCACATCCACGACCGGCTGCGCAAGCTGAACCGCACGCGGTTCCAGTTCGCGCAGTCGATGGGGCGCGAGCCATCGCGAGACGAGCTCGCCAAGGCGCTCGACACGACGGTCGACGAGATCGACGACCTGACGGAGATGGGCCGCCGCGAGCCGCTGTCGCTGCAGTCGCCCGTGGGTGAGGACACCGAGCTCGGTGACCTCATCGAGGAGGTCGACTCGGACGCGCCGTTCAACGAGGTCGAGGACGCGCTGCTCCGCGACGAGATCGGTACCGCCGTCGAGCACGTCCTCGACGAGCGGGAGCGCCACGTCGTCGCGCTGCGGTACGGGCTCGAGAACGGTCAGCCGCTATCGCTCCGAGAGACCGGCAAGGTGCTCGGCCTCTCCGGCGAGAGGGTGCGGCTCATCGAGCGAGAGGCGCTTCGCAAGCTGCGCGACTCGAACCTGATCTCCGCCGTCGCGGCGATGTGA
- a CDS encoding DUF72 domain-containing protein produces the protein MIRIGTSGWQYRDWRGVLYDDGLPQDRWLERYAEVFDVVEVNNSFYRLPERATFERWRARTPNRFTFVVKASRYLTHLKRLREAEDGVKLFWERATGLDSKLGPVLFQLPPRFPADVARLRDFVSWLPREMRAAFEFRDTSWLKDEVLGVLDDGGYALVLADRPGFRGPLVVTGGWSYIRFHQGTGVGPDYRRSKLRRWAERISTLPAREVWAFFNNDHGGAAVRDALFLRDVLGRSEQRVA, from the coding sequence ATGATCCGTATCGGTACGAGCGGCTGGCAGTACCGGGACTGGCGGGGCGTCCTCTACGACGACGGTCTGCCTCAGGACCGGTGGCTCGAGCGGTACGCAGAGGTGTTCGACGTCGTCGAGGTGAACAACTCCTTCTACCGCCTGCCGGAACGCGCGACATTCGAGAGGTGGCGCGCCCGCACGCCGAACCGGTTCACGTTCGTCGTCAAGGCCAGCCGGTACCTCACGCACCTGAAGCGGCTCAGGGAGGCCGAGGACGGGGTGAAGCTCTTCTGGGAGCGTGCGACGGGCCTCGACTCGAAGCTCGGGCCCGTTCTGTTCCAGCTGCCGCCGCGGTTTCCGGCCGACGTCGCGCGGCTTCGTGACTTCGTCTCGTGGCTGCCGCGGGAGATGCGGGCCGCGTTCGAGTTCCGCGATACGTCGTGGCTGAAGGACGAGGTGCTCGGTGTGCTCGACGATGGGGGATATGCGTTGGTCCTCGCCGACCGGCCGGGATTCCGAGGACCGCTGGTCGTGACCGGTGGCTGGTCGTACATCCGATTCCACCAGGGCACAGGTGTCGGGCCGGACTACCGGAGGAGCAAGCTGCGGCGATGGGCCGAGCGGATCTCGACGCTACCCGCGCGAGAGGTTTGGGCGTTCTTCAACAACGATCACGGCGGCGCCGCCGTTCGAGACGCGTTGTTCCTGCGAGACGTGCTCGGGCGGAGCGAGCAACGCGTGGCCTGA
- a CDS encoding M20 family metallopeptidase, with protein sequence MDVRAFEQHAAERYDEFVSLLERMVNVDCGSYTTKGVNEIADLCQARFENGGWKVDRRDHRPAEGEAQLGDMVIGRLDGTGRTRILMIGHMDTVFDLGTAAARPFRVDGDRAFGPGVSDMKGGLLTGFFAVESLQSVGFDGFGSITYICNPDEEIGSPWSREVIRAEATNADVAFVLEGARENGDVVSSRKGVSDYRIELVGRAAHAGVEPERGRSAILEAAHKTIALHALNDRWPGVTVNVGILEGGTRPNVVAERCSMHVDVRSPHEDTLVLAETEVERVANERTVPDVETTIIGGKWHRPMEKREGGAKLAALAADVARELGFELRDASTGGASDANTTSAAGVPTLDGLGPIGGDDHGPREWIDVSSVVPRISLLAGLVSKLDDSF encoded by the coding sequence GTGGACGTCAGAGCCTTTGAGCAGCACGCCGCCGAACGCTATGACGAGTTCGTCTCGCTTCTCGAGCGGATGGTCAACGTCGACTGCGGTTCCTACACAACGAAGGGCGTGAACGAAATCGCCGATCTGTGTCAGGCCCGATTCGAGAACGGCGGATGGAAGGTCGACCGCCGCGACCATCGTCCTGCAGAAGGCGAGGCGCAGCTCGGCGACATGGTCATCGGACGTCTCGATGGAACCGGGCGAACGCGCATCCTGATGATCGGTCACATGGACACGGTGTTCGATCTCGGAACCGCCGCGGCCCGGCCGTTTCGCGTCGACGGCGACCGCGCGTTCGGGCCTGGGGTGTCCGACATGAAGGGTGGGCTCCTCACAGGCTTCTTCGCGGTGGAGTCGCTGCAGTCGGTGGGGTTTGACGGGTTCGGAAGCATCACGTACATCTGCAACCCGGACGAGGAGATCGGATCTCCCTGGTCGCGAGAGGTGATCCGCGCCGAGGCGACGAACGCCGACGTGGCGTTCGTCCTCGAAGGGGCGAGGGAGAACGGCGACGTGGTCAGCTCGCGCAAGGGCGTGAGCGACTATCGGATCGAGCTCGTCGGTCGCGCCGCGCACGCGGGTGTCGAACCCGAGCGCGGACGGAGCGCCATCCTCGAGGCGGCGCACAAGACGATCGCCCTCCACGCGCTCAACGACCGTTGGCCCGGCGTGACCGTGAACGTCGGTATCCTCGAGGGCGGCACGCGCCCGAACGTGGTGGCCGAGCGTTGCTCGATGCACGTCGACGTCCGCAGCCCCCACGAAGACACGCTCGTCTTGGCCGAGACCGAGGTCGAGCGCGTCGCGAACGAGCGAACCGTCCCCGACGTTGAAACCACGATCATCGGCGGCAAGTGGCACCGCCCGATGGAGAAGCGCGAGGGTGGCGCGAAACTCGCCGCGCTCGCCGCCGACGTCGCTCGAGAGCTCGGCTTCGAGCTCCGCGACGCGTCGACAGGTGGGGCGTCCGACGCGAACACGACGTCCGCCGCGGGAGTCCCCACGCTCGACGGGCTCGGTCCCATCGGCGGCGACGACCACGGCCCGCGCGAGTGGATCGACGTCTCTAGCGTCGTTCCGAGGATCTCGTTGCTCGCCGGCCTGGTCTCCAAGCTCGACGATTCCTTCTGA
- a CDS encoding lysophospholipid acyltransferase family protein: MRGPGDLNVWWRLGIAVLGPVARALFRIRVVGAGHVPWDSAAIVASNHVSALDGPILAVVIARERYRMTRFVTGAEFFERPAYGWILRLFRQIPIHRGTGDDRALDEAVGTVRSGAVAGIFPEGRVNAAPDDGMQRGRTGVGRIARAAEVPIVPVAIWGTQHRWPRQGLCWNRPWRTTVAVAFGPPLRVDASDDAAELAAKVMDSIEDSLDRARHLRGDG, encoded by the coding sequence ATGCGAGGCCCCGGCGACCTCAACGTGTGGTGGCGTCTCGGGATCGCCGTCCTCGGACCAGTTGCGCGCGCCCTCTTCCGCATCCGGGTCGTCGGGGCCGGGCACGTCCCTTGGGACAGCGCGGCGATCGTCGCTTCGAACCACGTCAGCGCCTTGGACGGCCCGATCCTCGCCGTCGTCATCGCACGGGAACGCTACCGGATGACCCGGTTCGTCACGGGAGCGGAATTCTTCGAGCGACCTGCGTACGGGTGGATCCTGCGGCTGTTTCGTCAGATACCGATCCACCGCGGCACGGGAGATGATCGCGCGCTGGACGAGGCGGTGGGTACCGTTCGCTCCGGCGCGGTCGCCGGCATCTTCCCCGAGGGTCGGGTCAACGCGGCTCCCGACGACGGCATGCAACGTGGCCGGACCGGCGTCGGCCGGATCGCGCGCGCGGCCGAGGTACCGATCGTACCCGTCGCCATCTGGGGAACCCAACATCGATGGCCTCGCCAAGGCCTCTGCTGGAACCGCCCTTGGCGCACCACGGTCGCCGTCGCCTTCGGCCCCCCGCTCAGGGTCGACGCCTCAGACGACGCAGCGGAACTCGCGGCCAAAGTGATGGATTCGATCGAGGACTCACTCGACCGGGCTCGACACCTTCGCGGCGACGGGTAG
- a CDS encoding MoaD/ThiS family protein gives MAVVRLRPPLRERADGRREISVEGATVEEALRGLERAHPKLAGWVLDDQGRVREHVAVFVGGERVDGEAKITDADRLEIIGAVSGGAGGTGVPRSEREGVSVGPPRDENSELLVGTRKGLFVLRGSRGGPMEVAARAFPGEAVEYAMRDPRTRRYYASVTHGQFGPRVFVSDDPTGDWEQTDGPRFPEGDDASVVRIWIVTPGEEDGLLYAGVDPAALFESRDGGMTWELNRGLWEQPSRSEWGPGAGGLMVHSICPWPGDANRLAVGISAVGVWVTEDAGKTWEVGNSGIVPRYLPEEARAKPLGRCVHNMHRASGRPERLMMQFHGGVYRSDDAGMSWTSIAEGLPSDFGFPIVIDPDDPDSAYVIPLNSDGDRVTAEGRVRVFETRDAGGSWTAHAEGLPQSGYLTVLRQAFAQDGGTPLGLYFGATSGEVFGSADGGATWSLTAGDIAPVLSVRVA, from the coding sequence GTGGCAGTCGTCAGGCTTCGCCCGCCGCTTCGAGAGCGCGCCGATGGACGGCGTGAGATCTCCGTCGAGGGCGCGACCGTCGAGGAGGCGCTCCGTGGTCTCGAGCGCGCTCACCCAAAGCTCGCCGGCTGGGTGCTCGACGATCAGGGGCGGGTTCGCGAGCACGTCGCCGTGTTCGTCGGCGGCGAACGCGTCGACGGTGAAGCCAAGATCACCGATGCGGACCGCCTGGAGATCATCGGCGCGGTCTCCGGTGGCGCGGGGGGTACGGGGGTCCCAAGAAGCGAGCGCGAAGGCGTGAGCGTTGGCCCCCCGAGGGACGAGAACTCGGAGCTGCTCGTGGGGACGAGAAAGGGCCTGTTCGTTCTGCGCGGTTCCCGCGGCGGACCCATGGAAGTGGCCGCACGCGCGTTTCCCGGCGAGGCGGTCGAGTACGCAATGCGCGATCCCCGGACCCGCCGTTACTACGCGAGCGTTACCCACGGTCAGTTCGGCCCGCGCGTGTTCGTGTCCGACGATCCGACGGGCGACTGGGAGCAAACCGACGGCCCTCGATTTCCCGAGGGTGATGACGCGAGCGTCGTTCGGATCTGGATCGTCACGCCGGGCGAGGAGGATGGTCTGCTCTACGCCGGCGTCGATCCGGCGGCGCTGTTCGAGAGCCGCGACGGCGGCATGACGTGGGAGCTGAACCGAGGGTTGTGGGAGCAGCCCAGTCGCTCCGAATGGGGACCGGGTGCCGGCGGTCTCATGGTCCACTCGATATGCCCGTGGCCCGGCGACGCCAACCGCCTTGCGGTCGGCATCTCGGCCGTCGGCGTGTGGGTCACCGAGGATGCCGGCAAGACGTGGGAGGTCGGGAACTCCGGAATCGTGCCCCGGTACCTACCCGAGGAGGCGAGAGCGAAGCCGCTCGGCAGGTGTGTGCACAACATGCATCGCGCTTCCGGCCGTCCGGAACGCCTGATGATGCAGTTCCATGGGGGGGTCTACCGGTCCGATGACGCAGGGATGTCGTGGACCAGCATCGCGGAGGGGCTCCCGTCCGATTTCGGCTTTCCCATAGTGATCGACCCGGACGATCCCGACTCGGCCTACGTCATCCCGCTCAATTCCGACGGGGATCGCGTGACGGCCGAGGGTCGGGTCCGTGTCTTCGAGACACGCGACGCGGGCGGTTCATGGACAGCTCACGCTGAGGGTTTGCCTCAGAGCGGATACCTCACGGTGCTCCGGCAGGCGTTCGCGCAGGACGGTGGGACTCCCCTGGGCCTGTATTTCGGGGCCACGTCCGGCGAGGTGTTCGGTTCCGCGGACGGCGGCGCGACGTGGTCGCTCACGGCCGGGGACATCGCGCCGGTCCTGTCCGTTCGGGTCGCGTGA